The following proteins come from a genomic window of Pasteuria penetrans:
- a CDS encoding peptidoglycan DD-metalloendopeptidase family protein, protein MVLDGKETGIPMKDNLDWILGGCLCMQPVSWKRNHGNKGRALSYVRSRSTPWGSPRPPSQLLAGGRRWLRRLGVQSILVLVLSVFTLGIFHIRSPIVQPVTSWLVDSLHKDMNFIAVKAWYQKNIGSIPSFLPVFSEITGRSAEPRSVVTPASSRTGVRTIANRRPFVSVYLPARQKVSVTRPGKVLSVVMIPHVGYRMMIQHANDWATCLEGIQNPHVRVQDKVRVGQSLGEGGEDGHLVTLSAWYQGRPVDSTGWFSLA, encoded by the coding sequence TTGGTTCTAGATGGGAAGGAAACAGGCATACCAATGAAAGACAACCTTGATTGGATTCTAGGGGGGTGCCTTTGTATGCAGCCTGTGTCATGGAAGAGGAATCATGGGAATAAGGGTAGGGCCCTCTCTTACGTTAGATCCCGCTCGACCCCGTGGGGTTCACCCCGTCCCCCGAGCCAGCTGCTGGCAGGAGGTAGACGATGGTTGCGTCGGCTGGGTGTACAGAGTATACTGGTTCTCGTTTTGTCGGTATTCACCCTGGGAATCTTCCACATTCGTTCCCCCATAGTGCAACCTGTTACCTCCTGGCTTGTTGATTCCTTGCATAAGGATATGAACTTTATTGCTGTAAAGGCATGGTACCAGAAAAATATTGGTTCCATACCCTCCTTTTTACCTGTTTTTTCTGAAATAACGGGTAGGTCTGCGGAACCCAGGTCGGTTGTTACGCCCGCTTCATCAAGGACAGGGGTTCGGACGATTGCGAATAGGAGACCCTTTGTTAGTGTTTACTTACCAGCACGACAAAAAGTTAGTGTAACGCGCCCGGGTAAAGTGTTGTCGGTGGTCATGATTCCCCACGTCGGGTATCGGATGATGATTCAGCATGCCAATGATTGGGCCACCTGTCTGGAGGGCATACAAAACCCACATGTTAGGGTGCAGGATAAGGTTCGGGTAGGGCAGTCCCTAGGTGAGGGCGGTGAGGATGGCCATCTGGTGACACTTTCGGCATGGTACCAGGGTCGCCCAGTGGATTCTACGGGGTGGTTCTCCCTTGCCTAG
- a CDS encoding M50 family metallopeptidase, which translates to MPRYPWPWQGIRVTIHPLLMAMIVLSVWTGHHLEIATLMVLLVVHELGHVTAAWSYGWRITALHFLPFGGVAEVDDHGYTHWQQEIVVALAGPFYHLLLIAMGFGLQTVLESMDWGYRDPGGFSLYFVYCNIFLASFNLLPVYPLDGGRIVQALLSLCMPWRRAWIWTLCISMLGVFVLLVLAFSIQRTGVAWHFVGIAVFLGLANWRAIRDSYYRQLRFLLYRFVHGPPPRATPVTLCPDPSATVEQVLQLLYRERHHMILIPSTRYGTLAVMEASLLKWYFRNRSMAFPLRDLLLSWYTQGRSCFVRRGVKGNREKEVI; encoded by the coding sequence TTGCCTAGGTACCCCTGGCCCTGGCAGGGAATTCGGGTTACTATACATCCCCTGCTGATGGCGATGATTGTTCTTTCTGTATGGACGGGTCATCATCTTGAGATAGCAACCCTAATGGTATTGTTGGTGGTTCACGAATTGGGGCATGTTACGGCGGCTTGGTCCTATGGTTGGAGGATTACCGCGCTTCATTTCCTTCCCTTTGGCGGGGTTGCTGAGGTGGATGATCATGGTTACACCCACTGGCAACAGGAAATCGTGGTAGCCCTGGCGGGTCCCTTTTATCATTTGCTACTGATAGCTATGGGTTTCGGTTTACAGACGGTACTCGAATCCATGGATTGGGGGTACAGGGACCCGGGGGGATTCAGTTTGTATTTTGTTTATTGTAATATTTTCCTAGCCTCATTCAATCTTTTGCCTGTTTATCCGTTGGATGGTGGTCGTATTGTACAGGCACTATTGAGCTTGTGCATGCCCTGGCGCCGGGCTTGGATTTGGACCCTTTGCATTAGTATGCTGGGCGTTTTTGTCCTTCTTGTTCTGGCTTTTTCGATACAGAGAACGGGGGTTGCTTGGCATTTTGTGGGTATTGCGGTTTTCTTGGGGTTGGCTAATTGGCGGGCTATACGCGACTCATACTATCGTCAATTACGTTTTTTGCTGTATCGCTTCGTGCACGGTCCCCCTCCCCGTGCAACCCCGGTGACGTTATGTCCCGATCCATCGGCCACGGTGGAGCAGGTATTACAGCTGTTATATCGTGAACGACATCATATGATTCTTATTCCCTCCACAAGGTATGGTACATTGGCGGTCATGGAGGCCTCCTTGCTGAAGTGGTACTTCAGAAATCGTAGTATGGCTTTTCCCTTGCGTGATTTGCTCCTCTCATGGTACACTCAGGGGAGATCTTGCTTTGTTCGGCGAGGGGTGAAGGGAAACAGGGAAAAGGAGGTCATTTGA
- the rplU gene encoding 50S ribosomal protein L21: protein MYAIVETGSKQYRVEEGRYIDVEKLPVEVDHEVRLDQVVLLAPSGEQCQVGVPYVESASVVAKVVHHGRGKKVVVFKHKPKTNYYMRKQGHRQGYTRLMVERIEIGKAT from the coding sequence ATGTATGCTATAGTAGAAACGGGTAGCAAGCAGTACAGGGTTGAAGAGGGCAGGTATATCGACGTCGAGAAGCTGCCGGTTGAAGTAGATCATGAGGTTCGTTTGGATCAGGTGGTGTTGTTGGCCCCATCGGGAGAACAATGCCAAGTAGGGGTTCCTTATGTAGAGAGTGCGTCTGTGGTTGCGAAGGTGGTGCACCATGGTCGTGGTAAGAAGGTTGTAGTGTTCAAACATAAGCCCAAGACCAATTACTACATGCGGAAGCAAGGACATCGCCAGGGATATACTCGTCTTATGGTCGAGCGTATTGAGATTGGGAAGGCTACTTAG
- a CDS encoding ribosomal-processing cysteine protease Prp, producing MIRVVLFFDDTHRMVRIRLRGHAGAALYGRDPVCAGVSAVVLGIVHAADELLGCSLVHGKSMPGDLDCRLPKEGSVVPEVQERMEFLLAVMASILRAISADHPQYVSVKTEGSRSLDRGEGRCD from the coding sequence ATGATTAGGGTTGTCCTCTTTTTCGATGATACCCATCGTATGGTCAGGATCCGGCTACGGGGTCATGCTGGAGCGGCTCTTTATGGTCGTGATCCTGTTTGTGCTGGGGTATCGGCTGTGGTTTTGGGTATCGTTCATGCGGCTGATGAACTGCTGGGATGTTCCTTAGTGCATGGAAAGTCCATGCCGGGTGATTTGGATTGTCGTTTGCCCAAGGAGGGTTCGGTTGTTCCTGAGGTACAGGAGAGGATGGAGTTTTTGTTGGCCGTTATGGCTTCTATTTTGCGGGCCATATCCGCTGATCATCCCCAGTATGTGTCGGTTAAGACGGAAGGGAGCCGATCTTTAGATCGGGGAGAGGGGAGGTGCGATTGA
- the rpmA gene encoding 50S ribosomal protein L27 has translation MRIDLQFFASKKGVGSTKNGRDSRAKRLGCKRGDGQWVHAGTILVRQRGTKIHPGQNVGRGGDDTLYASVTGKVRFERYGKHRRRVCIEPQAG, from the coding sequence GTGCGTATTGATTTGCAGTTTTTTGCTTCTAAAAAGGGTGTTGGATCTACTAAGAACGGTCGCGATAGTAGGGCGAAACGACTGGGATGCAAACGTGGTGATGGTCAGTGGGTCCACGCGGGTACGATTTTGGTTCGGCAGCGCGGTACGAAGATTCATCCAGGACAAAATGTGGGTCGCGGTGGTGACGATACGCTCTATGCATCTGTGACGGGTAAGGTACGCTTCGAGCGGTATGGAAAGCATCGTAGGCGTGTTTGTATTGAGCCCCAGGCTGGATAG
- a CDS encoding Spo0B domain-containing protein: MGSLVSWLWVAGIGIVLLVTLGFLGVWRLFQRWREEQVVSEAETIQNLINHCNHALLNDLQVLLGYHQLGKGDKLVGHLKSMMDRERRDQVLMRFSYPPLAVLLLHLERGLSLTRIQLVIDPWLQRLAATDGRRVWKVLEGLRTDFLVIVPQWLVLRLGRRGRCVRIHITIRGMNDVQALRDCVVRWRRMVRFYRGSLVWEEKDRVLWFLIPLSDDTVVLSSDDKIRGNERG, translated from the coding sequence TTGGGTTCGTTGGTTTCATGGTTGTGGGTAGCAGGGATAGGGATCGTTTTGTTGGTAACATTGGGTTTTCTTGGGGTGTGGCGTTTGTTTCAGCGATGGCGGGAGGAACAAGTGGTCAGTGAGGCGGAAACTATTCAGAATCTTATCAATCATTGCAATCATGCTCTGTTGAATGATTTACAAGTTCTCTTGGGATATCACCAATTAGGAAAAGGAGATAAATTGGTAGGTCATTTGAAAAGTATGATGGACAGGGAACGACGGGACCAAGTTTTGATGAGATTTTCTTACCCACCGTTGGCCGTATTGTTACTCCATTTGGAGCGTGGTTTGTCCCTTACCCGCATTCAATTGGTCATCGATCCTTGGTTGCAAAGGCTTGCAGCCACGGATGGGCGACGAGTTTGGAAGGTATTGGAGGGATTACGGACAGATTTCTTGGTGATCGTTCCCCAGTGGCTTGTATTGCGACTGGGGAGAAGGGGCAGGTGTGTACGCATACATATCACCATCCGGGGGATGAACGATGTACAAGCCCTAAGGGATTGTGTAGTGCGATGGCGGCGTATGGTGCGATTCTACCGAGGCAGTTTGGTGTGGGAGGAGAAGGATCGGGTATTATGGTTTCTTATTCCGTTATCCGATGATACGGTAGTGCTATCATCAGATGATAAAATAAGGGGGAATGAGAGGGGTTGA
- the obgE gene encoding GTPase ObgE: MFIDEVGIYVCGGRGGHGKVSLRGGKYFPAREGPAGGDGGRGGDVIMVADANLRTLLGLHRSKRYHGSAGGEGCSKGQHGSNGSHVRIPVPPGTLARDRNTEEIVADLKRPGDSRVVAKGGRGGRGNMRFITSECLLPRIAERGGSGDERWLNLELRLLADVGLVGFPNAGKSTLLGSISAARPKIANYPFTTLKPQLGVVPMEGGNSFVVADLPGLLEGAHKGKGLGYQFLRHMERTRLLLYVIDMSGVEGRDPYQDYQILQSEVRSYSEGLAALPHRIAANKMDVPGAEERLRIFRERVSSPVHAVSAFNKGNVRGLVYDLYDTISSLPVPSWLEEGEEGEEGEGVSPLSSDGS, from the coding sequence GTGTTTATCGATGAGGTAGGCATTTACGTGTGCGGTGGTCGCGGTGGTCATGGGAAAGTCTCTCTTCGGGGTGGAAAATATTTTCCGGCTAGGGAAGGACCGGCCGGTGGTGACGGTGGTCGTGGTGGCGATGTCATCATGGTGGCAGATGCAAATTTACGGACATTGTTGGGTCTGCACCGTAGCAAGAGGTACCACGGTTCGGCCGGTGGGGAGGGTTGTTCCAAAGGACAGCACGGTTCTAATGGATCGCACGTTCGTATTCCTGTTCCTCCAGGTACATTGGCTCGTGACCGCAACACGGAGGAAATCGTAGCTGACCTCAAAAGACCTGGGGATTCTCGTGTAGTTGCGAAGGGCGGTCGCGGTGGTAGGGGAAACATGCGTTTTATCACGTCGGAGTGTCTCCTCCCCCGGATAGCAGAGCGTGGTGGATCTGGTGATGAACGATGGCTCAATTTAGAATTGCGTTTGCTAGCCGATGTAGGGTTAGTTGGTTTCCCCAATGCCGGGAAGTCGACTCTTCTAGGATCCATTTCGGCAGCTCGTCCTAAGATTGCCAACTATCCCTTTACTACGTTGAAGCCCCAGTTGGGGGTAGTTCCCATGGAGGGCGGAAATAGTTTTGTCGTGGCCGACCTACCCGGCCTATTGGAGGGTGCCCATAAAGGGAAGGGTTTGGGATATCAATTTCTGCGCCACATGGAACGCACTCGATTGCTGTTGTACGTCATTGATATGTCTGGGGTCGAGGGTAGAGATCCCTACCAAGATTATCAAATCCTGCAATCCGAGGTAAGGAGTTACTCGGAGGGGTTGGCTGCTCTTCCCCATCGTATAGCGGCCAACAAGATGGATGTTCCTGGGGCGGAGGAACGGTTGAGAATATTTCGGGAGAGGGTTTCCTCGCCCGTTCACGCTGTTTCTGCTTTCAACAAGGGGAATGTACGGGGGTTGGTCTACGATTTGTATGATACGATTTCCTCTCTCCCAGTACCTTCTTGGCTGGAGGAAGGGGAGGAAGGAGAGGAAGGAGAGGGGGTCTCCCCCCTGTCTTCCGATGGGTCGTAG
- a CDS encoding MFS transporter yields the protein MALDHAIVARGGWRRMMYVLMALVCIVYASMMMIYPFLPLYLQTMGVTGTERLSVWVGVIEAAPFFSMFLVSPIWGRFADRLGHKWMIVRAAVCATVVTLLMAWARSPWELLVLRLIEGAFCNFFPAAIAMASSLVPSSRLQYASSMLQTGFMVGLTAGPLLGGWLVDVFQDRDAFAKYQYTFWVAAIILAVITLVAAFVLRGPKGRIKTETGIREGLFTQGLRFLRHRPLGQLLVISFSVAVANFSYIGFLSILLQEFTTSERETIFWVGILWSAIAIATAIASPFVGMMGGRWGSYRVLRICLMGAALSLMTYGIASSKEMLAMISLPLGAFTAGIYPSIYTLLARAAPSSAEMGAVYGFQSSFSSLGYFVGPVLLSGVVAMVSGAKGLRGVFIVAGLLALGIFLYIVRSRSFTVAYKEEG from the coding sequence ATGGCTCTAGATCATGCCATTGTTGCTCGTGGGGGATGGCGTCGGATGATGTATGTCCTAATGGCGTTGGTTTGTATTGTCTATGCATCGATGATGATGATTTATCCTTTTCTTCCCTTGTATCTACAAACCATGGGTGTTACGGGTACGGAGAGATTGTCGGTATGGGTGGGTGTCATTGAGGCCGCCCCCTTTTTCTCTATGTTCCTTGTATCCCCCATTTGGGGGAGGTTTGCTGATCGTTTGGGTCACAAATGGATGATTGTTCGGGCCGCGGTGTGTGCTACGGTTGTAACCCTCCTGATGGCATGGGCGAGATCACCTTGGGAGTTGTTGGTGCTACGGTTGATTGAGGGAGCGTTTTGTAATTTTTTCCCCGCGGCTATAGCCATGGCAAGTTCTCTTGTTCCTTCATCTCGTTTGCAGTATGCATCGAGTATGTTGCAGACGGGGTTTATGGTGGGTCTTACAGCAGGGCCTTTGCTTGGTGGGTGGCTTGTGGACGTTTTCCAGGATCGGGATGCTTTCGCCAAATATCAGTATACTTTTTGGGTAGCTGCGATCATTTTGGCGGTGATTACTCTGGTTGCTGCGTTCGTTTTGCGTGGGCCGAAGGGGAGGATCAAAACGGAAACAGGGATCCGGGAAGGCCTTTTCACACAGGGTCTTCGGTTTCTCCGTCATCGTCCTCTAGGACAGTTGTTGGTGATTTCCTTTTCAGTTGCTGTTGCTAATTTTAGTTATATAGGTTTTCTATCTATTCTACTTCAGGAATTTACTACCTCGGAACGGGAGACGATATTTTGGGTTGGTATTCTGTGGTCTGCTATAGCCATCGCCACGGCTATTGCCTCCCCATTTGTAGGCATGATGGGTGGCCGCTGGGGCTCCTATAGGGTTCTCCGCATTTGTTTGATGGGTGCAGCCCTCTCCCTGATGACGTATGGAATAGCTTCGAGCAAGGAAATGTTAGCTATGATAAGCCTCCCCCTGGGGGCGTTTACAGCGGGCATTTACCCTTCTATCTATACTTTGTTGGCCAGGGCTGCTCCATCATCGGCGGAGATGGGGGCTGTCTATGGTTTTCAGTCTTCCTTTTCCTCTCTCGGCTATTTTGTGGGTCCCGTCCTATTGAGTGGGGTGGTTGCTATGGTCAGTGGGGCGAAAGGATTACGGGGAGTTTTCATTGTGGCTGGATTGCTTGCTTTGGGTATTTTTTTGTATATTGTGCGATCCCGTTCCTTCACCGTGGCGTACAAGGAGGAGGGATGA
- the obgE gene encoding GTPase ObgE — MFVDQLSIYVCGGRGGDGQVSFRREKYVPRGGPSGGDGGRGGDVILVVNPGLRTLLDLHRTKQYHGSRGENGRSKGQHGANGSPVQILVPPGTLVKDRDTGELMADLKKPGDFFVVAKGGRGGRGNKRFVTPVRSAPRIAERGGRGTGRWIDLELRLLADVGLIGFPNAGKSTLLGSVSKARPKVANYPFTTLKPHLGMVFVDDTTSFVMADLPGLLEGAHKGVGLGHQFLRHIERTRLLLYVIDMGGEEGRDPYQDYQILRTEVNGYSGELATRPHHVVANKMDLPGARERLEEFQKKVSVSVHPISAIHRENVKDLIYDLSNHVASLPTPTWPKEGEENRDDSPPRFRRQRSVFFIEEVDGEYVVHGESVREIAERMNFNYYDSVVYFLQFLKRIGVNKALLRKGIGDGNVVRIGEYVFTYDMQMDGLVVD, encoded by the coding sequence GTGTTTGTAGATCAGTTGAGTATCTATGTGTGTGGTGGTCGTGGGGGCGATGGTCAGGTATCTTTTCGCCGTGAGAAATATGTCCCACGAGGGGGTCCATCGGGTGGCGATGGTGGTCGTGGGGGTGATGTCATTTTGGTTGTAAACCCTGGCTTACGAACCTTGTTGGATTTACATCGTACGAAGCAATATCATGGTTCCCGTGGCGAGAATGGTCGTTCTAAGGGGCAACATGGTGCCAACGGATCCCCTGTTCAGATTTTGGTTCCGCCTGGTACATTGGTCAAGGACCGCGATACGGGCGAGTTGATGGCTGATCTCAAAAAACCAGGGGATTTTTTTGTGGTGGCCAAAGGGGGGCGTGGAGGTCGAGGAAATAAGCGCTTTGTTACTCCGGTTCGTTCCGCACCCCGGATTGCCGAGCGTGGGGGCCGTGGTACTGGCCGATGGATTGATTTGGAATTGCGCTTATTGGCGGATGTGGGGTTGATTGGTTTTCCCAATGCAGGTAAATCGACTTTGTTAGGGTCTGTTTCGAAGGCCCGGCCCAAGGTTGCTAATTATCCTTTCACTACGCTTAAACCCCATTTGGGAATGGTTTTTGTGGATGATACGACTAGCTTTGTTATGGCCGATTTACCCGGTTTGTTGGAGGGGGCCCATAAAGGTGTGGGATTAGGGCACCAATTTCTGCGTCATATCGAACGAACCCGATTGTTATTGTATGTTATTGATATGGGGGGGGAGGAAGGTAGGGATCCATATCAAGACTATCAAATTTTGCGGACCGAGGTGAATGGTTATTCGGGGGAGTTAGCCACTCGTCCCCATCATGTTGTGGCTAACAAAATGGACCTTCCAGGGGCAAGGGAACGATTAGAGGAATTTCAAAAAAAGGTCTCTGTATCCGTTCATCCCATTTCAGCTATCCATAGGGAGAATGTAAAGGATCTTATCTATGATTTATCCAATCATGTTGCTTCCCTCCCTACCCCAACCTGGCCCAAGGAGGGGGAAGAGAACAGGGACGATTCCCCACCCCGTTTCCGCAGACAAAGGTCCGTATTTTTCATTGAGGAGGTAGATGGCGAGTATGTGGTGCATGGTGAGTCTGTAAGGGAGATTGCAGAGAGGATGAATTTTAACTATTATGATAGTGTTGTTTATTTTCTTCAATTTTTGAAAAGAATAGGGGTGAACAAGGCTTTGTTGCGCAAGGGCATAGGGGATGGCAATGTGGTTCGGATCGGGGAGTATGTGTTTACGTACGATATGCAGATGGACGGATTGGTCGTGGATTGA
- a CDS encoding purine-nucleoside phosphorylase has protein sequence MEKDVFLYMGEVYQQISEIKTAIRKKTDCVPDVALILGSGLGSLTKMVKDAVDIPYGDLPYFPDTGVVGHEGRLWFGELAGRQAAILSGRFHAYEGHHPSVITLPIRVLHQLGAQWLIVTNASGGISESLHPGQLMVITDHINNMGRNPLVGPHDPALGERFLDMSAAYDIELRAIAHRVARDRGIDLGEGVYMGCLGPVFETPAEIRVFQKMGVDAVGMSTIPEVIVARHVGMRVLGISCICNMAAGTSPQPLNHLEVLEMAERSRDSFISLITGVLEHVGSHEVTMV, from the coding sequence TTGGAAAAGGATGTGTTCCTCTATATGGGAGAAGTATATCAGCAAATATCGGAAATAAAAACGGCCATTCGGAAAAAAACCGATTGTGTACCTGATGTAGCCCTTATCCTGGGTTCTGGATTGGGATCCCTTACCAAGATGGTGAAGGATGCTGTTGATATTCCTTATGGTGATCTACCCTATTTTCCCGATACCGGGGTTGTTGGCCATGAGGGTCGATTGTGGTTTGGAGAATTGGCGGGACGACAGGCAGCTATTTTGTCGGGTCGTTTCCATGCCTATGAGGGTCATCACCCTTCAGTCATCACCTTGCCCATTCGTGTTCTGCACCAATTGGGTGCACAGTGGTTGATCGTGACCAATGCCTCGGGGGGTATTTCCGAAAGTCTTCATCCTGGGCAATTGATGGTGATTACAGACCATATCAACAACATGGGTCGGAATCCCCTGGTGGGCCCCCATGATCCAGCCCTAGGTGAGCGTTTCCTGGATATGTCTGCCGCCTATGATATCGAACTCCGTGCGATAGCCCATAGGGTGGCAAGGGATCGTGGAATTGATCTCGGAGAGGGGGTATACATGGGTTGCCTGGGTCCTGTTTTCGAAACACCAGCTGAAATTCGGGTGTTCCAGAAAATGGGTGTGGATGCTGTGGGAATGTCCACCATCCCTGAGGTTATTGTTGCACGGCATGTTGGGATGCGTGTTTTGGGAATTTCCTGTATTTGTAACATGGCAGCTGGAACCTCCCCCCAGCCTTTGAATCATCTCGAGGTTCTGGAAATGGCCGAACGATCCCGTGATTCGTTTATCTCCTTGATCACCGGTGTTCTTGAACATGTGGGGAGTCATGAGGTTACGATGGTGTGA
- a CDS encoding thymidine phosphorylase — MSKPLDIVSLLRQKRDGRSIDPERLTSLVQSYMRGDVADYHMAVFAMAVYYRGMTVSELAAFTHALADSGKRVDLSSHFTSPVVDKHSTGGVADSTTLILAPLVAAAGVPVGKLSGAGLGHTGGTLDKLSAIPGMTTCLSVDRFIEQIRSIRVAIMGATEEIAPADRRLYALRDVTATVDSLPLIASSILSKKLALGASAIVLDVKVGAGAFLPQEREAVRLAEIMVQLGAAVGCRVVALVTEMGQPLGCTVGNALEVQEAFTVLQGGGGGSHDLRELSLILGGYMVHLGGKAESPEEGKDLLENLLQKGHALDRCRAWIRAQGGDERVVTNFSLLSQASYKETIYSPKEGTLDKLDALSIGRAAMALGAGRQHKNDPIDLAAGIRLHVRRGERVGKGSPLLTLYANKGDKLSLAKTGLFDAFGWSEEKESPSSSFVGRNILPSPALVKKVITSV; from the coding sequence ATGAGTAAACCATTGGATATTGTTTCCTTACTGCGTCAGAAGAGAGATGGTAGATCTATTGATCCCGAAAGGCTGACATCCCTTGTGCAGAGTTATATGAGGGGGGATGTCGCGGATTATCATATGGCTGTTTTTGCTATGGCTGTTTATTATCGGGGCATGACGGTATCAGAATTAGCTGCTTTTACTCATGCCCTAGCTGACTCCGGGAAACGGGTAGACCTCTCTTCCCATTTTACCTCCCCAGTGGTAGACAAGCACAGTACAGGGGGGGTTGCTGATAGTACAACATTGATCCTAGCTCCTTTGGTAGCAGCGGCGGGTGTACCTGTAGGGAAACTCTCTGGGGCTGGTTTAGGGCATACTGGGGGAACGTTGGACAAATTGTCTGCGATCCCGGGGATGACAACATGTTTGTCTGTAGACCGTTTCATAGAACAGATACGGTCCATTCGGGTTGCCATTATGGGTGCCACAGAGGAAATAGCGCCGGCCGATCGTAGGTTGTATGCCCTACGGGATGTTACGGCAACGGTAGATTCCCTTCCTCTTATTGCCAGCTCTATTCTCAGTAAAAAACTTGCCCTCGGGGCTTCAGCCATTGTTTTAGATGTAAAGGTGGGTGCGGGAGCTTTTTTGCCGCAGGAGCGGGAGGCTGTACGTCTGGCGGAGATCATGGTGCAATTGGGTGCAGCCGTAGGCTGCCGTGTGGTTGCTTTGGTTACCGAAATGGGGCAGCCCTTGGGTTGTACGGTGGGTAATGCACTGGAGGTCCAGGAGGCCTTTACCGTGTTACAAGGAGGAGGGGGGGGATCCCACGATTTACGGGAACTTTCGCTTATTCTTGGGGGTTACATGGTTCACCTGGGGGGAAAGGCAGAAAGTCCAGAGGAAGGAAAGGATTTATTAGAGAATTTATTGCAAAAAGGGCATGCATTGGATCGGTGTAGGGCCTGGATACGTGCTCAAGGTGGGGATGAGAGGGTAGTTACCAACTTTTCTTTACTTTCCCAGGCTTCTTATAAAGAAACAATTTATTCCCCAAAGGAAGGCACCCTGGATAAATTGGATGCATTATCAATAGGAAGGGCGGCCATGGCACTAGGTGCGGGGAGACAGCACAAGAACGATCCGATCGATCTTGCAGCGGGTATTCGCCTCCATGTCCGTCGGGGGGAAAGGGTTGGGAAGGGCTCTCCCTTGTTGACACTATATGCTAACAAGGGGGATAAGCTGTCCTTGGCGAAGACTGGGTTGTTCGATGCTTTTGGGTGGTCCGAGGAGAAGGAATCGCCATCGTCCTCCTTCGTGGGACGAAATATTCTCCCCTCGCCTGCCCTTGTGAAGAAGGTAATCACATCCGTGTAG
- a CDS encoding D-alanyl-D-alanine carboxypeptidase family protein, producing the protein MRRWHSVHFILTMVLVSGIIGGGGMVPVPRATAAPPLSPATPVELAIRSKAAVLMDADSGTVLFEKNSHLALPPASVTKLMPLLLFMEAVDSGKLNLQDQVTASAYAASMGGSQIFLSPGETMTVHELLQATAVASANDATVALAEHLAGTEAQFVSLMNERAQQLGLRETRFANCTGLPVDDHVFSAHDIAVLSRELLRHSKITQYTGLEQGYLRQGSEKPFWLVNTNRLVRFYPGVDGLKTGFTDHSGFCLSATAKRGPLRVIAVVMGEPSAKVRNAEVAEMLDYAFRTYTRRVLYRKGEPIANYQVEDGEPERLVLRAPYEVGVLLKRSEGQPKITTRVSLSDLGAPLKAGQKIGELLVDVGGVRRTSILLQTPVAIQSAGTWEGIKRWFRDLVISEDEEEVENKETA; encoded by the coding sequence ATGCGGCGATGGCATAGTGTGCACTTCATTTTGACAATGGTCCTTGTGAGCGGAATTATTGGAGGGGGGGGTATGGTACCGGTACCTAGGGCTACGGCGGCACCACCTCTTTCCCCCGCTACCCCTGTGGAACTGGCTATTCGATCTAAGGCGGCGGTATTGATGGATGCGGATAGTGGGACGGTTCTTTTTGAAAAGAATTCCCATCTCGCTTTGCCCCCTGCCTCGGTTACAAAGCTAATGCCCCTCCTATTGTTCATGGAAGCGGTCGACTCGGGAAAGCTGAACTTACAGGATCAGGTGACAGCTAGTGCTTATGCAGCTTCTATGGGTGGTTCACAGATATTCCTATCCCCGGGCGAAACCATGACGGTTCATGAGCTCCTACAGGCTACGGCTGTGGCCTCCGCTAATGATGCAACGGTTGCCTTAGCAGAGCATTTAGCGGGCACGGAGGCGCAGTTTGTTTCTCTCATGAACGAACGGGCACAGCAGTTGGGGCTGCGTGAAACAAGATTTGCTAATTGCACAGGGTTACCTGTCGATGATCATGTATTTTCCGCTCATGACATTGCGGTCCTCAGCCGTGAGTTACTGCGTCATTCAAAGATTACACAGTATACGGGTTTGGAGCAGGGTTACCTTCGTCAGGGAAGTGAGAAGCCCTTTTGGCTTGTCAATACCAATCGTCTAGTACGTTTTTATCCTGGTGTTGATGGATTGAAAACCGGTTTTACAGATCACTCGGGATTCTGTTTGTCGGCGACGGCAAAACGTGGTCCTTTACGTGTAATTGCAGTTGTGATGGGTGAGCCTAGTGCCAAGGTGCGTAATGCAGAGGTAGCTGAGATGTTGGATTATGCTTTCCGTACCTATACCCGTCGGGTACTCTATAGGAAGGGGGAACCGATTGCCAATTATCAGGTAGAGGATGGTGAGCCAGAACGGTTGGTCCTTCGGGCTCCTTATGAGGTTGGTGTGCTCCTCAAACGATCGGAAGGACAGCCTAAAATAACTACACGGGTCTCCTTGTCTGATTTAGGAGCGCCTCTGAAGGCGGGTCAAAAAATTGGTGAACTGTTGGTTGATGTGGGTGGTGTTCGTAGGACGAGTATTTTGCTACAAACACCAGTTGCCATTCAGTCCGCAGGTACGTGGGAAGGTATCAAGCGGTGGTTTCGTGATTTAGTGATCTCGGAGGATGAGGAGGAAGTGGAGAACAAGGAAACAGCCTAG